From a region of the Syngnathoides biaculeatus isolate LvHL_M chromosome 2, ASM1980259v1, whole genome shotgun sequence genome:
- the ikzf4 gene encoding zinc finger protein Eos isoform X3 gives MQASGERMNADDCNGCSHASGNGQESLTEQHFFSPSSQQALTCCSFAANSIKVELCSGDKSPQPHKRGVLGDRESGDDRLERIEEGSLEHAGLEQRNIYGELATSKAASPGSIRLPNGKLQCDVCGIICIGPNVLMVHKRSHTGERPFHCNQCGASFTQKGNLLRHIKLHSGEKPFKCPICNYACRRRDALAGHLRTHADTSPLGGKPFKCIYCSRSYKQQSTLEDHFDRCHSFPKRQDQEAAVNSKTVQQDDQSVKMETMGKPTLDNPNEKPRFADRLAGSITKRKRSTPQKFLDKQIHLELLEVPCDLSSGSEREGEHLKPQPVGDATGLSGKNVQDSSGKRGNDLLHPAFSSELHTIMDSTNSNVIPQGAPGGVSMVTLGLSGQEVGEGGEVHPSVHSHTTSPNGCPDSTDTESTAEDLSTRAAVHTRTSKNNQHLHYQTLALPQSLSTASLSQAKETDPEWDSPSPPTPVKGITGSPLLAREKVQVLDRDGQPMRYFHCRHCRVLFLDHVMFTIHMGCHGFHQPFECNICGHRSLDRYEFSSHMSRGEHLLD, from the exons ATGCAGGCATCTGGTGAAAGAATGAATGCTGATGACTGCAATGGCTGCTCTCATGCATCAG GCAATGGTCAAGAGTCATTGACAGAGCAGCACTTTTTCAGCCCAAGCAGTCAACAGGCCTTGACTTGTTGCTCCTTTGCGG CCAACTCCATCAAGGTGGAACTGTGCAGTGGAGATAAATCACCGCAGCCACACAAAAGAGGGGTTTTGGGCGATAGAGAAAGCGGGGATGACAGATTAGAGCGAATAGAAGAAGGGAGTTTAGAGCATGCTGGGCTTGAACAAAGGAATATTTACGGTGAGTTGGCCACTTCCAAAGCTGCTTCGCCCGGATCCATCCGACTTCCGAACGGAAAGCTCCAATGTGATGTATGTGGAATCATCTGCATCGGACCTAATGTGCTGATGGTGCACAAGCGAAGCCATACAG GTGAGAGGCCTTTTCACTGTAATCAGTGTGGAGCGTCCTTCACCCAAAAGGGCAACTTGTTACGCCACATCAAGTTGCAttctggagagaaacctttcaAATGCCCCATTTGTAACTATGCTTGCCGGAGGAGGGACGCCCTAGCTGGACACCTACGGACACATGCAG ATACTTCACCACTGGGCGGCAAGCCTTTCAAGTGCATCTATTGTAGTCGGAGCTACAAACAACAGAGCACACTGGAGGATCATTTTGACCGATGCCACAGTTTTCCCAAGAGACAGGACCAGGAGGCAGCAGTCAACTCAAAGACAGTTCAGCAGg ATGATCAGTCTGTAAAAATGGAGACAATGGGTAAACCAACGCTGGACAACCCAAACGAGAAACCGCGGTTTGCGGATAGATTAGCTGGTAGCATTACCAAGCGCAAGAGGTCAACGCCACAGAAGTTTCTGG ACAAGCAGATCCATCTTGAGCTCCTTGAAGTCCCTTGTGATTTGTCCTCTGGTTCTGAGAGAGAAGGGGAGCATCTGAAGCCTCAGCCAGTTGGTGACGCCACTGGTTTGAGTGGGAAAAACGTGCAAGACTCCAGCGGCAAACGTGGAAACGATCTTCTCCATCCTGCCTTCTCGTCTGAGCTGCACACCATTATGGACTCTACAAACAGTAATGTGATTCCTCAAGGAGCCCCGGGTGGAGTCTCAATGGTGACTCTTGGCCTATCTGGTCAAGAAGTGGGTGAAGGAGGTGAAGTTCACCCTTCAGTTCATAGCCACACAACCTCACCCAACGGATGTCCTGACTCCACAGACACCGAGAGCACAGCGGAAGACCTCAGCACAAGGGCTGCAGTCCACACACGTACCTCCAAAAACAACCAGCACCTCCACTACCAAACCCTAGCGCTGCCCCAGAGCCTTTCCACCGCCAGTCTCAGCCAGGCCAAAGAGACGGACCCAGAGTGGGACAGTCCTTCACCCCCGACTCCAGTGAAGGGGATTACCGGCTCACCGCTCCTCGCCAGGGAGAAAGTGCAGGTGTTGGACAGGGACGGCCAGCCCATGCGCTATTTTCACTGCCGCCACTGCCGCGTCCTCTTCCTGGATCACGTCATGTTCACCATTCACATGGGCTGTCATGGCTTCCACCAGCCCTTTGAGTGCAACATCTGTGGCCACCGCAGCCTGGACCGCTACGAGTTTTCCTCGCACATGAGTCGGGGAGAGCACCTGCTGGACTAA
- the ikzf4 gene encoding zinc finger protein Eos isoform X2, with protein sequence MQASGERMNADDCNGCSHASGNGQESLTEQHFFSPSSQQALTCCSFAANSIKVELCSGDKSPQPHKRGVLGDRESGDDRLERIEEGSLEHAGLEQRNIYGELATSKAASPGSIRLPNGKLQCDVCGIICIGPNVLMVHKRSHTGERPFHCNQCGASFTQKGNLLRHIKLHSGEKPFKCPICNYACRRRDALAGHLRTHADTSPLGGKPFKCIYCSRSYKQQSTLEDHFDRCHSFPKRQDQEAAVNSKTVQQDDQSVKMETMGKPTLDNPNEKPRFADRLAGSITKRKRSTPQKFLADKQIHLELLEVPCDLSSGSEREGEHLKPQPVGDATGLSGKNVQDSSGKRGNDLLHPAFSSELHTIMDSTNSNVIPQGAPGGVSMVTLGLSGQEVGEGGEVHPSVHSHTTSPNGCPDSTDTESTAEDLSTRAAVHTRTSKNNQHLHYQTLALPQSLSTASLSQAKETDPEWDSPSPPTPVKGITGSPLLAREKVQVLDRDGQPMRYFHCRHCRVLFLDHVMFTIHMGCHGFHQPFECNICGHRSLDRYEFSSHMSRGEHLLD encoded by the exons ATGCAGGCATCTGGTGAAAGAATGAATGCTGATGACTGCAATGGCTGCTCTCATGCATCAG GCAATGGTCAAGAGTCATTGACAGAGCAGCACTTTTTCAGCCCAAGCAGTCAACAGGCCTTGACTTGTTGCTCCTTTGCGG CCAACTCCATCAAGGTGGAACTGTGCAGTGGAGATAAATCACCGCAGCCACACAAAAGAGGGGTTTTGGGCGATAGAGAAAGCGGGGATGACAGATTAGAGCGAATAGAAGAAGGGAGTTTAGAGCATGCTGGGCTTGAACAAAGGAATATTTACGGTGAGTTGGCCACTTCCAAAGCTGCTTCGCCCGGATCCATCCGACTTCCGAACGGAAAGCTCCAATGTGATGTATGTGGAATCATCTGCATCGGACCTAATGTGCTGATGGTGCACAAGCGAAGCCATACAG GTGAGAGGCCTTTTCACTGTAATCAGTGTGGAGCGTCCTTCACCCAAAAGGGCAACTTGTTACGCCACATCAAGTTGCAttctggagagaaacctttcaAATGCCCCATTTGTAACTATGCTTGCCGGAGGAGGGACGCCCTAGCTGGACACCTACGGACACATGCAG ATACTTCACCACTGGGCGGCAAGCCTTTCAAGTGCATCTATTGTAGTCGGAGCTACAAACAACAGAGCACACTGGAGGATCATTTTGACCGATGCCACAGTTTTCCCAAGAGACAGGACCAGGAGGCAGCAGTCAACTCAAAGACAGTTCAGCAGg ATGATCAGTCTGTAAAAATGGAGACAATGGGTAAACCAACGCTGGACAACCCAAACGAGAAACCGCGGTTTGCGGATAGATTAGCTGGTAGCATTACCAAGCGCAAGAGGTCAACGCCACAGAAGTTTCTGG CAGACAAGCAGATCCATCTTGAGCTCCTTGAAGTCCCTTGTGATTTGTCCTCTGGTTCTGAGAGAGAAGGGGAGCATCTGAAGCCTCAGCCAGTTGGTGACGCCACTGGTTTGAGTGGGAAAAACGTGCAAGACTCCAGCGGCAAACGTGGAAACGATCTTCTCCATCCTGCCTTCTCGTCTGAGCTGCACACCATTATGGACTCTACAAACAGTAATGTGATTCCTCAAGGAGCCCCGGGTGGAGTCTCAATGGTGACTCTTGGCCTATCTGGTCAAGAAGTGGGTGAAGGAGGTGAAGTTCACCCTTCAGTTCATAGCCACACAACCTCACCCAACGGATGTCCTGACTCCACAGACACCGAGAGCACAGCGGAAGACCTCAGCACAAGGGCTGCAGTCCACACACGTACCTCCAAAAACAACCAGCACCTCCACTACCAAACCCTAGCGCTGCCCCAGAGCCTTTCCACCGCCAGTCTCAGCCAGGCCAAAGAGACGGACCCAGAGTGGGACAGTCCTTCACCCCCGACTCCAGTGAAGGGGATTACCGGCTCACCGCTCCTCGCCAGGGAGAAAGTGCAGGTGTTGGACAGGGACGGCCAGCCCATGCGCTATTTTCACTGCCGCCACTGCCGCGTCCTCTTCCTGGATCACGTCATGTTCACCATTCACATGGGCTGTCATGGCTTCCACCAGCCCTTTGAGTGCAACATCTGTGGCCACCGCAGCCTGGACCGCTACGAGTTTTCCTCGCACATGAGTCGGGGAGAGCACCTGCTGGACTAA
- the ikzf4 gene encoding zinc finger protein Eos isoform X1 → MQASGERMNADDCNGCSHASGNGQESLTEQHFFSPSSQQALTCCSFAANSIKVELCSGDKSPQPHKRGVLGDRESGDDRLERIEEGSLEHAGLEQRNIYGELATSKAASPGSIRLPNGKLQCDVCGIICIGPNVLMVHKRSHTGNDTLWTCSAYEIKRALRLKAFYPTMSLLLGERPFHCNQCGASFTQKGNLLRHIKLHSGEKPFKCPICNYACRRRDALAGHLRTHADTSPLGGKPFKCIYCSRSYKQQSTLEDHFDRCHSFPKRQDQEAAVNSKTVQQDDQSVKMETMGKPTLDNPNEKPRFADRLAGSITKRKRSTPQKFLADKQIHLELLEVPCDLSSGSEREGEHLKPQPVGDATGLSGKNVQDSSGKRGNDLLHPAFSSELHTIMDSTNSNVIPQGAPGGVSMVTLGLSGQEVGEGGEVHPSVHSHTTSPNGCPDSTDTESTAEDLSTRAAVHTRTSKNNQHLHYQTLALPQSLSTASLSQAKETDPEWDSPSPPTPVKGITGSPLLAREKVQVLDRDGQPMRYFHCRHCRVLFLDHVMFTIHMGCHGFHQPFECNICGHRSLDRYEFSSHMSRGEHLLD, encoded by the exons ATGCAGGCATCTGGTGAAAGAATGAATGCTGATGACTGCAATGGCTGCTCTCATGCATCAG GCAATGGTCAAGAGTCATTGACAGAGCAGCACTTTTTCAGCCCAAGCAGTCAACAGGCCTTGACTTGTTGCTCCTTTGCGG CCAACTCCATCAAGGTGGAACTGTGCAGTGGAGATAAATCACCGCAGCCACACAAAAGAGGGGTTTTGGGCGATAGAGAAAGCGGGGATGACAGATTAGAGCGAATAGAAGAAGGGAGTTTAGAGCATGCTGGGCTTGAACAAAGGAATATTTACGGTGAGTTGGCCACTTCCAAAGCTGCTTCGCCCGGATCCATCCGACTTCCGAACGGAAAGCTCCAATGTGATGTATGTGGAATCATCTGCATCGGACCTAATGTGCTGATGGTGCACAAGCGAAGCCATACAGGTAATGACACCCTGTGGACATGCAGCGCATATGAAATCAAAAGGGCATTGCGTTTGAAGGCTTTTTATCCCACAATGTCTCTGTTGTTAGGTGAGAGGCCTTTTCACTGTAATCAGTGTGGAGCGTCCTTCACCCAAAAGGGCAACTTGTTACGCCACATCAAGTTGCAttctggagagaaacctttcaAATGCCCCATTTGTAACTATGCTTGCCGGAGGAGGGACGCCCTAGCTGGACACCTACGGACACATGCAG ATACTTCACCACTGGGCGGCAAGCCTTTCAAGTGCATCTATTGTAGTCGGAGCTACAAACAACAGAGCACACTGGAGGATCATTTTGACCGATGCCACAGTTTTCCCAAGAGACAGGACCAGGAGGCAGCAGTCAACTCAAAGACAGTTCAGCAGg ATGATCAGTCTGTAAAAATGGAGACAATGGGTAAACCAACGCTGGACAACCCAAACGAGAAACCGCGGTTTGCGGATAGATTAGCTGGTAGCATTACCAAGCGCAAGAGGTCAACGCCACAGAAGTTTCTGG CAGACAAGCAGATCCATCTTGAGCTCCTTGAAGTCCCTTGTGATTTGTCCTCTGGTTCTGAGAGAGAAGGGGAGCATCTGAAGCCTCAGCCAGTTGGTGACGCCACTGGTTTGAGTGGGAAAAACGTGCAAGACTCCAGCGGCAAACGTGGAAACGATCTTCTCCATCCTGCCTTCTCGTCTGAGCTGCACACCATTATGGACTCTACAAACAGTAATGTGATTCCTCAAGGAGCCCCGGGTGGAGTCTCAATGGTGACTCTTGGCCTATCTGGTCAAGAAGTGGGTGAAGGAGGTGAAGTTCACCCTTCAGTTCATAGCCACACAACCTCACCCAACGGATGTCCTGACTCCACAGACACCGAGAGCACAGCGGAAGACCTCAGCACAAGGGCTGCAGTCCACACACGTACCTCCAAAAACAACCAGCACCTCCACTACCAAACCCTAGCGCTGCCCCAGAGCCTTTCCACCGCCAGTCTCAGCCAGGCCAAAGAGACGGACCCAGAGTGGGACAGTCCTTCACCCCCGACTCCAGTGAAGGGGATTACCGGCTCACCGCTCCTCGCCAGGGAGAAAGTGCAGGTGTTGGACAGGGACGGCCAGCCCATGCGCTATTTTCACTGCCGCCACTGCCGCGTCCTCTTCCTGGATCACGTCATGTTCACCATTCACATGGGCTGTCATGGCTTCCACCAGCCCTTTGAGTGCAACATCTGTGGCCACCGCAGCCTGGACCGCTACGAGTTTTCCTCGCACATGAGTCGGGGAGAGCACCTGCTGGACTAA
- the dnajc22 gene encoding dnaJ homolog subfamily C member 22, giving the protein MVKSVMVAYALWAVGGLFGVHHLYLGRDSHALLWMLTLGGFGIGWIRELLRIPAYVGKANQEAGKERRRPSTIAPPPVNPVRVAGQVCVGIYFGTVALIGLSSLGFFYLLVLPLCVGAGVHLVSTVGQETSDLQKTLTASLITSPIFYGSTLSPLPISLAASVTATQHRKYKKPQAGGSPRELGPRLCRLCLAWLAFSTPLAYCVFHNTTATLYYLSDCVVALLDFFWFLPWLRSAVEYVVFMPYRFMCALTGRGYYEEVWKRMLEILLKDYTEQEKEALKVLSLGAEASFEEISRGYRELVKMWHPDHNPSKNAEDTFVKIHEAYEILLRRYRPHRFK; this is encoded by the exons ATGGTCAAAAGTGTCATGGTAGCTTATGCCCTGTGGGCAGTGGGTGGCCTTTTTGGTGTTCACCATCTATATTTAGGGCGAGACAGTCACGCCCTTCTATGGATGCTAACGCTGGGAGGTTTCGGCATTGGCTGGATCAGAGAGCTTTTACGTATTCCGGCATATGTGGGTAAAGCCAATCAAGAGGCCGGGAAGGAGAGAAGAAGACCCTCCACCATAGCCCCTCCACCAGTAAACCCAGTTCGAGTCGCTGGCCAGGTGTGTGTTGGGATCTACTTTGGAACTGTGGCACTGATTGGACTGAGCTCCCTCGGTTTTTTCTACTTGCTTGTTCTTCCTTTATGTGTGGGTGCAGGGGTGCATCTGGTGTCCACTGTTGGCCAGGAGACCTCTGATCTCCAAAAAACACTCACAGCTAGTCTCATAACTTCCCCCATATTCTATGGCAGCACTTTATCCCCACTGCCAATTAGTCTGGCAGCCAGTGTCACTGCCACGCAGCATCGAAAGTACAAGAAACCTCAGGCAGGCGGGAGCCCACGGGAACTCG GTCCACGGCTTTGCAGATTGTGTCTCGCATGGCTGGCTTTCTCGACTCCGTTGGCATATTGTGTTTTCCATAATACCACTGCCACATTGTATTACCTGTCTGACTGTGTGGTCGCgctgctggattttttttggttcctcCCTTGGCTCAGGAGTGCGGTGGAGTACGTTGTGTTCATGCCCTATCGCTTCATGTGCGCCTTGACCGGAAGAGGCTATTATGAGGAGGTCTGGAAGAGGATGCTGGAAATACTCCTCAAAGACTATACTGAGCAGGAAAAGGAGGCGCTGAAG GTTTTGTCACTGGGAGCAGAGGCTTCTTTTGAAGAGATATCTCGTGGCTACAGGGAGCTTGTCAAGATGTGGCACCCCGACCACAACCCAAGCAAGAATGCTGAGGACACGTTTGTTAAGATTCATGAGGCGTATGAGATTCTTCTACGGCGGTACAGGCCCCACCGTTTCAAATAA